Part of the Halobaculum halobium genome, AACGCGGTGCCGCGGACATCGACGGCGACCATCGCCGCGTATCCGAGCGCACCGAGAGCGGCCGTCCCCGCCAGTGCCGTCGCCACAGCCGAGTGCGTCGGGAGGAGCACCGACACGAGCGCGAGGAGTGCGAGAAAGCCGACGGGCGCGTGATCGACGCTCACCTCGGGGTGTATTCGCCGCTCGGCGTACGCGGCCAGCAGTATCACGAGCAATCCGACGAACGCCATCGTCACGCCGGAGAAGCCGTAGCCGACGGCGTCGCGCGGGACGGCGAGGTTCAGCGCCGACAACGCCGGCGGGAACGCGAGCAGGTACGTCGCCGTCGCGACGAAAAACAGCCGGCGCGCGTCGGCCAGTACGGCGAGCACGTAGCCCGTCCCCGCGAGTAACGCGTACCCGAACACGTTCGAGAGGAGATGCGAGAGCGAGCGGTGGACGAAGTGAGCGGCGTACGCGGTGAGGAGCGTCGGCCGCTCGTAGGTGAAGACGTATTCCAGCTTGGTCTCCGCAGGCAGGAGAAACACGGCCACGAGCACGGCCGGGACCGCCGCGAGCCCGAGGCAGTCGGCGAGGCGTACCCGCTTCCGGAGCGTCGCTCGGAAGGAGTCGGGTGCGTCGTTCATCTGAGATCCGAGTGCGGGCGCAGGGGAGCGGTCATCGGAGGGCGTTCGTTCGACGTGTCACGCCGAATGGCATAACGGTTCGGTCCGCGAACCCGCCGCGCAGTTACCGAGGAACGCGCCGCGCGAGCACGAGCAGCGCCACGACGGTCGCGGCGACGAACGCGAGGCCGCCGACTTCGACGAGCCCGAGCCCGGCCGGTTCCTCGACGGGAGCCGCCGTGGCCGTGACCGCGGCCGCCGTCTCTCCGCCGGAGTCGGCCGCGGTCCCGACAGCGCCCGACGCGCTCTCGGTCCCGCCGACGGTCAAGATCCCGGCGGCCGTGCCGTCGACGACGACCGCGTACTCGCCGGCCGTCCCGGGCGTCACGTCGAACGTCACGGTCGTCGACTCACCGGCGTCGAGTTCGACCGTCCGCTCGGCGACCGCCTCGCCGTCGAGCGTGAGCGTGATCGTCTTCTCGCCCGGGGCCCGGCCGTCGTTGCCGACGCGGGCGGTCACGGTCGCCGACTCGTTCGCTTCGATCGACTCGGTCGACAGCGACGCCTCGGAGACGCCGATCGACGGGCGCAGCGCCGCGACGGTGAACGTCGAGAAGCCCGGCGTGTCCGCCTCGAAGATGACGCGCTCGCCGGCCGCGTCGACGATCCGGACCGGCAGTGTCGAGGCCTCGCCGGTGCTCGTGCGGGTCACGGTCAGTTCCTCGGGCGCGACGCCGCGGTCCGCGAGGTACGCCCGCGAGACGCTGAATCGGACCGTCGCCGCCGAGACCGACCCCGACTCCGCCTCGGTCACTTCGACCGCACCGAGCGACGAGACGCCGACGGCATCCTCGCTGCCTAGCTCGGCGGTGGCCAACTCAAGCGAGATGGTGCTCCCGTTCGAGGCGGTCACGGCAATCGAGTCGAGCGTGAGGTTCGCCTGTCCCCCGTCGGCAGCGGACTCACCGTCGAGGGGCATCGCGTTCAGGTCGACCGTCGTTCGACCCTCCGTCGGTGCGTTGACGACCGTGACCGAGCGCTCGGTCGGACTCGGCGCGAACACCTGGACGGCCGTCCCGCCGTCGCTCGACGCGGTGTCGGCGTCGTCCTCGCTCGCGTCGCCGCCGGCGTCAGTGCTCGCCACGGATCCACCCCCGTCGGTGCTCGCGCCGTCCACGCCCTCGGGTTCGGCGACCGCCGCGTGCACCTGCACGTCGTCGATCAGGCCGTCGCCGCCGTCGCCGGTGGTGTCGACGAGGACGCCGACCGAGACGGACTGGTTCGGCCCGAGCGTGACGTTGTTCGCCTCCGAGTCGATGGGGTCGCCGTCGACGGTGAACGTCACGGCGTCGGACTCGTCGGTGATCCAGACGTGCGCGTACCGCGAGCCGTTGTAGTGGATCTGAAAGACGTTCGCGAGCGTCGTGACGGCGTCGGGGTTGACGCCCTCGGCTTCGCCCGCGAGGTTCGGGTTCGAGGCGGTGAGGTCGACGACGAGTTCGTCGTTCTCGTCGAGGTAGGCGTAGTCGCCGTTGGGCGTCGTTGTGGGGGCAAGGGAGACGTCTTGGGTGATGGCGTCGGACTGTGAGAGGGCGAACGGCGCCGCGGCTGACGGGAACACGAGCGCTCCCGAGAGGGTGAGTAGGGCGAGGGCGGCGACGAGGCGTTTCATTCGGATTCTCTGGAAGCCCATCGGCGGAGTCGAACCGCCTGAAACCGAAATGGGGAAGAATAATCTAAAAGCGTTCTATAACCGGGATCAGGGACCTTTTCCAGCGTCGACCCACTCCTCGGTGAATCCGAGTACCCGAAGATCACCACTCACACTCGTTCCAGCGTCGTCCCCGTCCGTCACAAAGTACATGTCCGGCCGGAAAACATCACCAGGTTCAAGAACGTATGGATTACTGGTGGTGAAATCCCGGTTTCCTGCACGGTAGTTGGACGGGAGAGCAGTTGCCCCGTTAGGCTGTCCTGCATTAGCTACTGCATCATTGTAGATACCGAAGCCGATACCTTCGTCTTCAAGTTCCGTCTCAATATTTCCTTCGAGGCTCTCTTCAGCAGAGTTAGCCGCTGATGCGTTTCCGTCATCAAGGAAGATCGCTGCATTTTGATCACCTTGATTCTGAATCGCAAAGACATCGTGGAATTCACTGGTTGCATCAGTATTCAGCTGGTCAAACCCTACTTCGAGCTCACCATTGTTAGCGAGAGATGAGTACTGACTACCCGCCGGAACCATCCGGAGGTACGCATCCCCATCACCAACAACCGAGACAGAAACATCACGTTCTGCGCTCACACTACTAAACGCACCCGTACCCATTGCAGCGGCCGTACCGGCCGCGAGCGATCCCACACCTGCGATGAACTTTCGCCGTTCCATTGGTATTCACGCACACCGTTTCCGGGGTGTGCTCACTCACCCATACCAGGGGGGACATTACTGTATTGAGCCGTCAGAGCGATCGAAGGTTCGCGCTGTGATACCCGAAGCCCGGACCTGAAACGGGTTGCGCGCTCGATAACAGTACGACTGTTGCTGACTCGTGGATCCCCGACATATCGCCTGAAAACCCCAGTATCTGGATATCAGGTGCGGTCTGATGGCGACGCCGATTTGTGATTCGAGGTCAAATCAGGTGAAATAAAACCGAATCCTCACTGGAGATACTGGTGGTATTTAAACATCTTCGACCAGGTGACACTAAACGAAAATAACGATTACACTTATCTGCTGATAGGTGTCAGACAAATGTAGGCAACATGTCGGGAACGAAGCTGTCAGGCGGTGCCGACTCGGTCGCGGAACCGGGTGGACCTGACGAGGACGGGGAACCGAGCCCCCCCGACGTCACGGAGGACGAGATCTTCGACGTGCTCTCCAATCGGCGCCGGCGGCACGCGCTGCACGCGATCGCGGGGGCCGAAAACGAGACTCACGACCTGGGCGAGCTCTCCGAGCGCGTGGCCGCGTGGGAGAACGAGATCGACGTGGCCGAGGTGGACTACGCCGAGCGCAAACGGGTGTACACCGCGCTCCAGCAGTCGCACCTCCCGCGACTCGACGAAGTGGGGCTCGTCGAGTTCGACAAGGACCGCGGCACCGTCGACGCCACCCCCGCGCTGGAGGACGTGGAGATCTACCTCGACGTCGTCCGCGGCAACGAGATCCCCTGGAGCGAGTACTACCTCGGGCTCTCGGGCGTCTCGGCGGCGCTGCTGCTGGCCGTGTGGGTGAACGCGTTCCCGTTCACGATGGTGCCCGACCTCGGGTGGTTCGCGTTCGTCGTCGTCGCGTTCTCCGTCTCGGCGGCCGCGAACCGCTACTACTCGAGAGACATGAAACTCGGCGGCGACAGTTCGCCAGCGGAACTGGAGTGACTCATGGGACGAACCGCGCTCCGCGTCGTGCTGCTCGTGGTCATCGCCGCCGGCGTGAGCGGCGCGACCGTCGGGAGCGCCGGGTTCAGCGCCGTCGAAGCCGACCGCACCGTGAGCGTGAACGTCGTGGGGAACGACGAGGCGTACGTCGGCGTCGTCGCCTGCGAGAAGTCCGCTAATGCGGGGAATGGGAAGGGCCCCGTGCGCGTGTGGGTGACGAACCGCTACACCGACGAGATGACCGTGGAGTCGATCACCAGCGACGACGCCGTCCGAAGGAACCCCGACCAGCGGCTCGGGACCGTCGATCCGGGCGAGCGTGAGCACCTCAACCCGGTGTTCGCGTCTGCGGTCTCCTCGGTGACCGTCGAGGTGTCCGCCGACGGCCTCGACGCGTCGGTCACGCGGACGGTCACCTCGAAGACGGACTGTCCGTTCTCGACGGGGAACGCCAACGGAAAGACGAACGCGTCGACCACCGCGACCGGAACCGCCACGAACGCCTCCGGTTGATCGCCCCGACGCTCGACTATCGACGCCGTTTTTTGGTCGCCGTCTTCAGGAACGGTATGCCCGCTCGCCGCCCGTACGACGACACCAAATCGCTGCTCGCGGCGATCCTCGGCGTTCCCGCGCTCGCCGGACTGGTGTATTTCATGCTCGTCGCCGTCAACGTCGCGTGGCGCGAGTACGGACTCGCGGTCGGTGCCGTCGTCTTCGTCGTCGGCTTCGTCGGCCTCTCGTACGGCTCCTACCGCGCCGTCGAACTGGTCCGCTCGTCGGGCGGCCGCTGACTCACCTCACGGGGTCCCGCCGACCACCCGCCGCGACCGACCTCGCGGGGGACTGCCAAGCTTTACACTATTGCGAGTAAACTCCGAACACATGAGCCGAAACTACGACTCGCTCCACGACCCGAACGCGGAGTACACGATGCGGGAGCTGTCGAGCGAGACGATGGGCGCGACGGCGAAGCGAGGCGGCGGCCGCGACGTGGAGATCACGGACGTGCAGTGCACGATGGTCGACGGCAACTTCCCGTGGACGCTCGTGCGCGTGTACACCGACGCCGGCATCGTCGGCACGGGCGAGGCGTACTGGGGCGCGGGCGTCCCCGAACTCATCGAGCGCATGAAGCCGATGATCGTCGGGGAGAACCCCCTGGACATCGACCGCCTGTACGAGCACCTCATCCAGAAGATGTCGGGCGAGGGCTCCGTCGAGGGCGTCACCGTCACCGCCATCTCCGGCATCGAGATCGCGCTCCACGACCTGGCCGGCAAGATCCTCGAGATCCCCGCCTACCAGCTGCTGGGCGGCAAGTACCGCGACGAGATGCGCGTCTACTGCGACTGCCACACCGAGGAGGAGGCGGATCCGGAGGCGTGCGCCGACGAGGCCGAGCGCGTCGTCGAGGAACTTGGCTACGACGCCCTCAAATTCGACCTCGACGTGCCGTCGGGCCACGAGAAGGACCGTGCGAACCGCCACCTGCGCCCGGGCGAGATCCGCCACAAAGCCGAGATCGTCGAGGCCGTCACCGAGCGCGTGAAAGACCGCGCGGACGTCGCGTTCGACTGCCACTGGACGTTCTCGGGCGGCAGCGCGAAGCGCCTCGCGGACGCCATCGAGGAGTACGACGTGTGGTGGCTCGAAGACCCCGTCCCGCCGGAGAACCTCGAGGTCCAAGAGGAGGTCACGAAGTCCACGGTCACGCCGATCACCGTCGGCGAGAACCGCTACCGCGTGACCGAGGAGCGCCGCCTCATCGAGAACCAAGCGGTCGACATCATCGCGCCCGACATGCCGAAGGTCGGCGGGATGCGCGAGACCCGCAAGATCGCCGACGTGGCGAACCAGTACTACGTCCCGGTCGCGATGCACAACGTCTCCTCGCCGGTCGCGACGATGGCGAGCGCCCACGTCGGCGCTGCCATCCCGAACTCGCTGGCCGTCGAGTACCACTCCTACGAACTCGGCTGGTGGGAGGACCTGGTCGAGGAGGACGTGATCGAGGACGGGTACATCACCGTCCCGGAGGAGCCCGGCATCGGCGTCACCCTCGACATGGACACCGTCGAGGAGCACATGGTCGACGGCGAGACGCTGTTCGACGGGGCGTAAGCCGAAGTCGGATTCACCGAACGGAGTACTGCGTCGTCTGTCGATCCGTCGCCTCGTTTGACGCCCCGGGTGCGTTCGGTGTCGGGCGGTCCGGCGTCCCCGGATCGACCGAGCCCGTTTCTGGTGTTCGTCGTGGCCGGCGTCTACCGGGGCGATCGATAGCCGACCCCCGTAGTCGGGACGGTCGAGGGAGTGACCTGGAAGTCACGGGAGTGCGTCGTCGCGTCGAGCGGTAGCGTCGTCCAGCCGAACGTCCAACCGCCAGGCGGCCCACACCAGGGACGCGACGAGCAGGGCCGCGGCGACCGGGCGGAGCCACGCGACCGCCGTCAGCGCCGCGCTCGTCGCCTGCAGTCCGAGGACGATGAACACCAGCGGCCCACAGCAGGCGGTCCCCGACAGCAGCGCGGGCAGTCCAGCCGCGAGCCCCGAGGCCGGCGAGACGCCGCAGGCGGCGGGTCGCCGCCACGCCAGCGTCGACAGTGCGAGGTTCGCGCCCACGAGTCCGGCGAGAGCCCCCGCCGCAGAGAGCGTCGCCGGCGTGAGAAGCACCTCGACCGGCCCGAGCGTCACGAGCGCGACCGCCTCGCCCGCGAGCGCTCGCGAGAGCGGGACGGCGGCGAGCGTCACGTCGACCGCCGGCGCGTCGGCGCCCGCGCCCGCCGATCGCGACCGTCCGAGGTCGCCGACGGCGACGAGGTACACGAGCGTGTACAGCGCCGTCGCCGCGACGCCGACCGCGGCGGCGACGCGGTCGCCGAGGGCCGTCGCCAGCGCGCGACGAGTCCGACCAGCCGCGGCGGCAGCAGCGCCAGCGGTGTCGAACGGTCGGCGGCGATCTCACCCGACATACTCGACCCCGGGGTAGAAGCCGCCCATGGCGTGCCACATGGCGTCGAAACCGTACACCGGTTCCAGCGGGAGATCCGCCGCCGGGTGCACCGCCCCGTCGACGCGGACGCGACCCGCGGCGTCGGTGGGCGTCACGTCGGCCCCGGCCGTCCGGTAGGTCCACCCGGTGTCCAACGCGGGGTCGTGAACGGCGACGATCGACCTATCCCCGCTCGCGAGCATCCCGCGCTCGCGCAGCGCCGACTTGTCGAACGCCAGCGCGCGGTCGGCGGTCCGGACGCCGATCACGACCCGCTTCGCGTCGGCCCGCGTCTCCGTCCACCCGTCGTCGAGCGTGGCGAACAGCGGCCCGCCGCCGCCGTAGTAGCCGCTGGTAGGGTTGTAGTTGCCGTAGGGATCCGAGCCGTATCGCTTGGCGTACCCGGTGTCCTCGGTCAGCACGAGGGTGTCGGGGTGAGCGTCGCGCCAGCGACCCCAGGTGGTCCAGACGAGCCGGAACTCGTCGAGTTGGTCGCCCTCCCGCGGCCCGTCGACGGCAGTCGCGAGCACCTGCGGCCACCGGGAGTCGGTCGCCCTGTCGTACAGCACGAGGTTGTTGTTCACCAGTCGTCCCGAGACGCCGAAGGTGGTGTCGCCCCGCCGGAAGCCCATCGCCGTGCCGGTCAGCGGACAGTACGTGACCGCGACGGGCGTCCCGTCGAGCACGTCGTTCGCGACCTCGTGCCAGACGAGGACGTGCTGGGGGTACGCCTTCACGTCCTCCGTGCCGGCGTACCCGAACACGATGTCGCCGTCGCCCAGCGAGCCCTCGCCTGCCGGTGCGAACTGCGGGTCGTCGACCGAGGGGATGCCGTCTGTTCCGGGGCCGCCGGAGACGGTCGATTCGCGGATCGTCTCGTGGGCCCATGGCTGGTGGAGACCGTCGTCCCTCGCGGGCGGACCCCCGACGGAACCGCCCGCTAGACCGTCGACGTCGCCCGGAACCCCGTCGGAGCCGGCACAGCCCGCCAGCCCCGCGAGGGCCGCGACACCGACGCCGCGGAGCAGCGACCGACGCGTGCGGGTACCTCTCATACGCGATATAACGTCGACTCCGGACAAAGCCGTGCGCCGGTCGTGCGAACCGCTCGCACGGCAGGCGTGTCGCGTCGGCGGCGATCCCGACTACTCCGCTGTCGATCCCCGCAAGCGGTCGGCGATCTTCTGCCCTTCCGAGCGGGCGTCGTCTTCCAGCACCGCGACCCCGTCGTCCACGACGACCGCTCCGGGCGCAACCACGTCCGCGCAGATCCCACCGCGGCGACCTCGAAGCGCGCTGGCGACGCCGGCCTCGTCGGCGACCTCCTCGACGTGCGCACACGGCGGTCGCGGCCGGGTTCCCCGCAGGACCGCGCCGGCGTCGGCGTCGCCGAGGCGAAACGTGGCCCCCAAGAGGGCTTCGAGGTCGGCGCCGCGGACGACGACGTTGCGGCGGTGGCGGCCGTCGGTGAGGTCGATGTCGAACTCGTCTCGGATCGCCTCCAGCGCCTCGACGGCGACGACAGTCACCTCGCACACGTCGAACGGCGAGTAGTACCCCCGGCCGGTCAGGTAGCGGTCCCCCTCGACACCGCCCTCGACGAGACGGACGCGGTCGTGCTCGACCATCGGGGCCGAGTCCTCGCGAGCGGTGTACAACGCCTCGACGCGTGCTGTCGGCATCGGTCCGGTCGTCTCTATGCGACCGAGCGGCTTGAATCCGACCGGGTGCGGTCGCGCCCGTGGAGCGGCACTCACGACGGCGGGCCGGCCAGTCCCGCGCCCTGTACGCGGTCCATCCACGCGACGACCGCCACGTGGGGCAGCGTCAACACGGCGATGAACACGAGGTACAGGGCCGCCAGCGTCGCCGGCGCCGTGTCGACGCCCGCGACGAGGGCGACGGCGGCGAGCAACGCGATCGAGACGGCCGTCAACGGCAGCGCGTCGCGGCCGACGCGTGCGAGCGCGGCGAGTTCGTCGCCGTCGGCGGCGGCGCGACGCGCAGCCGGGTCGACCTCGACCAGTCGGGCGACGTGGCGCAGCGAGTGCCACGCGCAGAAGTAGACGCCGACCGCGACGAGGGGCGGAACGACGAGGAAGTACACCCACAGCAGCAGCGTCTCCGCGGCGTCGCGCCGCCACCCCGCGTCGCCCGCGCTCACCCGGCGGCGGCCAGCGAGCACGGTCGCAACCGTCACGACGGCGAACGCGGCGCCGAGCGCACCTCTGGCGCCCGGTGTGAAGATCCACGCCGATCCCAGTTCGCGCCCGAACAGCGCCACCCACGCGTCGACGACCTGTCGGTAGCGGTCGGGGAACCGAAGCAGCGGGACGAGCATCGGCAGGCCGCCCCGGACCAGTACCGTCCCCAGACGGACGCCCGCGCCCTCGAGGTGTCGACTCCCGATCGAATCGAGCGCGTAGAGGTCGCCCTGTCCCCAGTGGAGCCACGTGAGCCCCACGAATAGCGCCGCCGACGCGACGGGGGCCAGCGCCCACAACGCCGCGTAGGCGCCGCCCAACACGAGGTACCCGATCCCGACCGCGAGAAGCCACCGCGGGGTGGGCGTTCGTCCCGCCGTTCGCGCCGGGGCGAGGTGATCGACCGCGCCGTGGGGGAGTCCAACCACGAGCGCGCTCGCCGCCAGCGGCGCGTATCGGACCCAGGCCGGCAGCGCCGGGTCGACGCCCAGCGCCCCGACCGTCGCGGCGACCGCCGCGAGGGCGCCGAGCACGAACCAGCCGGGACGACACCCGACCACGAACATCACTCGCCGGGCCGACGGCTTCGGGGCGGAACCGGCGGTCGCGGCCGCCGTCCGTGCACCGGCAGACTCCTCGCCGCCGGCGGTGTCCGACATCGCGTCAGGACCCTCCGAACGCGGACTCGACCGCGGACGCGGTCCGCGACGACGCCGGCTCGCGCCGGCGGTCGAGCACCCATCGGAACAGCACGAGTCCCTGGACGACGAACAGATTCGTGACGAGGAAGAACACCGCTTCCTCGACCGGCAGGCCGGCCACGTGGACCCCCGTGGTGTACCGCTCGGAGAGGACCCAGATGCCGTACTCGATGGCGATTCTGTCGACGAGACACAGGTACAGCGCCGGGACGAGCGTTCCGAGCGCGACGAGTCGCCTGCGCGCCCACAACTGGGGCGCGCCGACGGCCCACTGGAGCGCGAGCACCGGCGCCGCCCACGCGGCGATCGCGCCGAGATACAGGGTCGAGTCGGTTCCGAACGCGACCCACCCGCCGACGCCGATAGCGGCGGCGAGGACCAGGCCGGCCGCCCGAGTCGCGATCGGGCGGTCGACGGTCGGCCACGACGACGGCAGCGTGAGATGGGCGAGCCACAGCGCCGTCAGCCACGGCTGAACGAGGATGAACAGGTACTCGCCGACCGGAGCGTACCCCAGTGTGGCGAGGGTTGCGTCCGGCCCGTACCACCACACCCCCCTCGCGATGAGATAGTTGTCCCAGGGGATCGTGTACACAAGCGCGACCCCGGTCACGATCGCGACGCCGCCCCAGTACCGCCGAGCGACGGCGCGTCCGACCAGCCCGCCGCGCTCGATCCGCGTTCGGCTGACGAACCCGGTGGCGATCAAGAACAGCGCCAGCGGGACGAGGAACGCGAGGTGGAACTGCAGGTACGTGAGGACGGTTGTCATTGGGTGTGGTGAGTGTGATCGTGACGGAGTTCGGTTCGGCCGCGAACCCTCGGGGGACCCCGAGGACCGCGGGCGACCGGTCGATGTCGGCGCCGCCGGGGCCGGGCCTGGTCAGCCGGCCGCGGTCGGAATCATTCCGCGGCGGTTCGCTCGGCCGCGGCGTCGCCCGCGGCGTCGAGCACCTCGCGGCTCGACAGCAGGATGATCCCGAAGCCGACCTTGGCTACCAGGTCAAGCACCATGAAGCCGGCCGTCTCGATGTTCAGCGAGACGAGTCCGAGCCCCTCGGTGCCGACGATCCACCAGACGGGATACACGAGCCAGACCACGACGATCAGCGTCCGGAGCGTGCTGAACGTCGACGCGGCCTCTCCGCTGAGCTTGCTTGCTTTCTCGTCGAGCGAGCCGTAGAGCATGTACAGCAGGACGAGCAGGAAGCCCGTCGAGACGCCCCACCAGATCAGTCGGCTAGCTCCGGCATCAAGCGCGCCCTGACCGGCCGTCAGCGTCGCCACCGCGCCGGTGCCGATCATCAGCATGTCCAGTCCGACGAGCGAGGTCAGCTCGTTGCGATTCGCCCCGGCCAGCAGCCCGAGGTCGAGGAGCAACAGCGGTGTGGTGAAGAACCAGTCCGTGTATCGCGCCCAGTAGATGGGTACCTCCTCGCCCCCGAGTTCGATGATGGTTAACCCGAACCCGAGCGCCATCGCGAGATAGTTCACGAACGCGATGGCGGTGATGAATATCGTGACGATATAGAACTCCTGTCGCCGTCGGTTCGTCTCGTTCCAGCCCCTGGCGATGAAGTACAACATCCCCAGGAACATTCCGAGCGTGCCGATCCACAGCCAGATGCCTTCGCTGCCAGGTTGTGGCATGATGCAATTACATGTAGGGGGGTGAGACGGGTAAGTGAACTACACAACTAGTTGGGGTCTCCGGGGGCCGTCGGGGCATCGGCGCGGTCGGGGTCGACGAAGGCACCCACGAGTTTTCGCTGTGCCGCCCGGAGGTGCTGGTGAAACGTCGAGCGGCAGACGCCCATCGACGCCGCGAGGTCGTCGCCGTCGACGTCGCGGGACCACTCGAAGTATCCGGCTGTGTACGCGCGGACGAGCGCCGCACGCTGGCGCTCGGTCAGGTCGCGCTCCACGGCGGCGACGAACTCCGGGCGAGTCCGGCCGCGACGCTCTCGGCGACGGTAGACGAGCAACTCGGCCGAGTCGAACCGCTCGGTGACGGCCGCCACTAGCGACTGCGCCAGCGCCTCGCGTGCGACAGCGACGCTGACGTACGCGGTGTCGCCGTCGACGGTCGCGGCGTCCAGTTCGGCGCCGTGCTCGGTGATCAACGCCTGCAGCCGAGGGTCATCGACCGAGAGTTCGATGACCGCGCCCTCCGACTCCGTCGATAACACCGAGTGGACCGTGACCCCGTCGGGCCCGTTCGATCGGAGGGCGTCCACGTCGATAGCCGCCCCGTCTGCCGCGGTCTCGAACAACATCGACGGGCTGTCGCGGTCGCTGACGGCACCGAGGTACCGCATCGTGCACCCCGCGACATCCGCGACGTCCACTAACGGGTGGTCGGCGAGCCCGAACCCCAGTTCGAACGCCTCCTCGCCCCGCAGGGTTCGTCGGCTCTCGATGGCGTTGATCCCGGTGGCGACCGTCCGCCCCAGCGCCGTCAACACGGCGTGTTCGTCGCTCGCGAACCCGCTGTCGGTCCGGGTGTACACCCCGATGACCCCGTACGTCGCGTCGCCGTAGTGGATGGGGATCGCCGCGACCGCGGTCGTGCCGTCGCCGGCGTCGGCGACCGACTCCGTCTGGACGAACCGCTCGTCGAGGGCCGCCGCCGCGGCGGCCGCGAGTGGGTCGCCGTCCGCGGTTCCGTCGACCGGGATCCGCCCTCGATCCCCGTCGCCGTTGGTCGTCCCCGCGGCGACGCTGACGACCACCTCCTCGGTCCGCGGGTCGTACCGGCTGAACCAGGCGCCGGCGTACGTCCGGTCGATGCGATCGACCACCTCGCGTTCGAGCCCTCCCCGCGAAGACGCGCTGGTCACCGCTTCGGTCACGTCGACGACGACCCCGTCGAGGCGTTCGAGAAGGCGTCGCTGCGCCGTGCGTTCGCGCTCGATCCGGGCGGCGCGCTCGGCGGCCGCGCGCTCGGCGCGCTTCCGTCGGGTCACGTCCTGCTGGAAGCCAACGTAGTTGACGATCCGGCCCTCGTCGTCCCGCAGCGGCGCGATCGTCACCTCGTTCCAGAACAGTTCGCCGTCGCGGCGGTAGTTGCGGATCTCGACGGTCGTCGCCGCTCCGTTCCGGATCGCCGCCCGCATCCGCTCGACGGGTTCCGATCGCGTCGCTTCCCCCTGGAGGAACCGACAGTTTCGCCCGATTGCGTACTCGGGTCGATACCCGGTTATCCGCTCGAACGCCGCGTTGG contains:
- a CDS encoding CARDB domain-containing protein, producing the protein MGFQRIRMKRLVAALALLTLSGALVFPSAAAPFALSQSDAITQDVSLAPTTTPNGDYAYLDENDELVVDLTASNPNLAGEAEGVNPDAVTTLANVFQIHYNGSRYAHVWITDESDAVTFTVDGDPIDSEANNVTLGPNQSVSVGVLVDTTGDGGDGLIDDVQVHAAVAEPEGVDGASTDGGGSVASTDAGGDASEDDADTASSDGGTAVQVFAPSPTERSVTVVNAPTEGRTTVDLNAMPLDGESAADGGQANLTLDSIAVTASNGSTISLELATAELGSEDAVGVSSLGAVEVTEAESGSVSAATVRFSVSRAYLADRGVAPEELTVTRTSTGEASTLPVRIVDAAGERVIFEADTPGFSTFTVAALRPSIGVSEASLSTESIEANESATVTARVGNDGRAPGEKTITLTLDGEAVAERTVELDAGESTTVTFDVTPGTAGEYAVVVDGTAAGILTVGGTESASGAVGTAADSGGETAAAVTATAAPVEEPAGLGLVEVGGLAFVAATVVALLVLARRVPR
- a CDS encoding DUF7344 domain-containing protein, whose amino-acid sequence is MSGTKLSGGADSVAEPGGPDEDGEPSPPDVTEDEIFDVLSNRRRRHALHAIAGAENETHDLGELSERVAAWENEIDVAEVDYAERKRVYTALQQSHLPRLDEVGLVEFDKDRGTVDATPALEDVEIYLDVVRGNEIPWSEYYLGLSGVSAALLLAVWVNAFPFTMVPDLGWFAFVVVAFSVSAAANRYYSRDMKLGGDSSPAELE
- a CDS encoding mandelate racemase/muconate lactonizing enzyme family protein; this translates as MSRNYDSLHDPNAEYTMRELSSETMGATAKRGGGRDVEITDVQCTMVDGNFPWTLVRVYTDAGIVGTGEAYWGAGVPELIERMKPMIVGENPLDIDRLYEHLIQKMSGEGSVEGVTVTAISGIEIALHDLAGKILEIPAYQLLGGKYRDEMRVYCDCHTEEEADPEACADEAERVVEELGYDALKFDLDVPSGHEKDRANRHLRPGEIRHKAEIVEAVTERVKDRADVAFDCHWTFSGGSAKRLADAIEEYDVWWLEDPVPPENLEVQEEVTKSTVTPITVGENRYRVTEERRLIENQAVDIIAPDMPKVGGMRETRKIADVANQYYVPVAMHNVSSPVATMASAHVGAAIPNSLAVEYHSYELGWWEDLVEEDVIEDGYITVPEEPGIGVTLDMDTVEEHMVDGETLFDGA
- a CDS encoding DUF3179 domain-containing protein, translating into MRGTRTRRSLLRGVGVAALAGLAGCAGSDGVPGDVDGLAGGSVGGPPARDDGLHQPWAHETIRESTVSGGPGTDGIPSVDDPQFAPAGEGSLGDGDIVFGYAGTEDVKAYPQHVLVWHEVANDVLDGTPVAVTYCPLTGTAMGFRRGDTTFGVSGRLVNNNLVLYDRATDSRWPQVLATAVDGPREGDQLDEFRLVWTTWGRWRDAHPDTLVLTEDTGYAKRYGSDPYGNYNPTSGYYGGGGPLFATLDDGWTETRADAKRVVIGVRTADRALAFDKSALRERGMLASGDRSIVAVHDPALDTGWTYRTAGADVTPTDAAGRVRVDGAVHPAADLPLEPVYGFDAMWHAMGGFYPGVEYVG
- a CDS encoding MOSC domain-containing protein → MPTARVEALYTAREDSAPMVEHDRVRLVEGGVEGDRYLTGRGYYSPFDVCEVTVVAVEALEAIRDEFDIDLTDGRHRRNVVVRGADLEALLGATFRLGDADAGAVLRGTRPRPPCAHVEEVADEAGVASALRGRRGGICADVVAPGAVVVDDGVAVLEDDARSEGQKIADRLRGSTAE
- a CDS encoding Brp/Blh family beta-carotene 15,15'-dioxygenase, encoding MSDTAGGEESAGARTAAATAGSAPKPSARRVMFVVGCRPGWFVLGALAAVAATVGALGVDPALPAWVRYAPLAASALVVGLPHGAVDHLAPARTAGRTPTPRWLLAVGIGYLVLGGAYAALWALAPVASAALFVGLTWLHWGQGDLYALDSIGSRHLEGAGVRLGTVLVRGGLPMLVPLLRFPDRYRQVVDAWVALFGRELGSAWIFTPGARGALGAAFAVVTVATVLAGRRRVSAGDAGWRRDAAETLLLWVYFLVVPPLVAVGVYFCAWHSLRHVARLVEVDPAARRAAADGDELAALARVGRDALPLTAVSIALLAAVALVAGVDTAPATLAALYLVFIAVLTLPHVAVVAWMDRVQGAGLAGPPS
- a CDS encoding lycopene cyclase domain-containing protein; translated protein: MTTVLTYLQFHLAFLVPLALFLIATGFVSRTRIERGGLVGRAVARRYWGGVAIVTGVALVYTIPWDNYLIARGVWWYGPDATLATLGYAPVGEYLFILVQPWLTALWLAHLTLPSSWPTVDRPIATRAAGLVLAAAIGVGGWVAFGTDSTLYLGAIAAWAAPVLALQWAVGAPQLWARRRLVALGTLVPALYLCLVDRIAIEYGIWVLSERYTTGVHVAGLPVEEAVFFLVTNLFVVQGLVLFRWVLDRRREPASSRTASAVESAFGGS